Proteins from a genomic interval of Crassostrea angulata isolate pt1a10 chromosome 7, ASM2561291v2, whole genome shotgun sequence:
- the LOC128157356 gene encoding tetraspanin-1-like encodes MGSTGACCAKLFLGILNTLFLLIGLALIAAGSLVVVGSDFIASALKAFEGIPAISNVVSGLAWALIGLGIFLVVMGVLGGCGACCSIKVFLIGYVVVMIILIVAEITFVALLFSDTLKNLLSDPLTKEIKKYQPILDSGGNFNTDPQSRAMDLLFINMQCCGWNDYNDLPSVPQSCCKGFSEDILNAANPSSINAHTCTKLTPTFFNRGCYKAVIDLIEDNKPMTIGILVGLFVFQILCIVFAIWIVKDSSKINPVD; translated from the exons CTCATTGGACTGGCACTGATCGCCGCCGGGTCTCTGGTTGTCGTGGGATCTGATTTCATAGCCTCGGCGCTTAAAGCCTTTGAGGGAATTCCCGCGATATCCAACGTAGTCAGTGGTCTGGCATGGGCCCTGATCGGACTGGGAATATTCCTAGTCGTTATGGGGGTGCTAGGAGGATGCGGTGCTTGTTGTAGTATCAAAGTCTTCCTGATTGGC TATGTGGTCGTCATGATCATCCTCATTGTGGCTGAGATCACGTTCGTCGCACTTTTGTTTTCAGACACG CTCAAAAACTTGCTGTCAGATCCCCTGACCAAGGAGATAAAGAAGTACCAGCCAATCCTTGATTCCGGTGGTAATTTCAACACAGATCCGCAAAGCAGAGCTATGGATCTCctatttataaat ATGCAGTGCTGTGGATGGAATGATTACAATGATTTACCAAGTGTGCCGCAGTCCTGTTGTAAAGGTTTCTCGGAAGACATCCTGAACGCAGCCAATCCCTCGTCAATAAATGCCCATACTTGTACAAAATTAACACCTACATTTTTCAACAGA gggTGCTACAAGGCTGTGATAGACCTGATCGAGGACAATAAACCCATGACCATAGGAATCCTGGTGGGGCTGTTTGTGTTTCAG ATTCTATGCATTGTGTTTGCGATATGGATTGTGAAGGACAGTTCCAAAATCAACCCTGTCGATTAA